A region of Arabidopsis thaliana chromosome 5, partial sequence DNA encodes the following proteins:
- the PI-4KBETA1 gene encoding phosphatidylinositol 4-OH kinase beta1 (phosphatidylinositol 4-OH kinase beta1 (PI-4KBETA1); FUNCTIONS IN: 1-phosphatidylinositol 4-kinase activity; INVOLVED IN: phosphoinositide biosynthetic process, root hair cell tip growth, pollen tube growth; LOCATED IN: cytosol, nucleus, membrane; EXPRESSED IN: male gametophyte, root hair tip, cultured cell, pollen tube; EXPRESSED DURING: L mature pollen stage, M germinated pollen stage; CONTAINS InterPro DOMAIN/s: Phosphatidylinositol 3-/4-kinase, catalytic (InterPro:IPR000403), Phosphatidylinositol Kinase (InterPro:IPR015433), Armadillo-type fold (InterPro:IPR016024), Phosphatidylinositol 3/4-kinase, conserved site (InterPro:IPR018936), Protein kinase-like domain (InterPro:IPR011009); BEST Arabidopsis thaliana protein match is: phosphatidylinositol 4-OH kinase beta2 (TAIR:AT5G09350.1); Has 1807 Blast hits to 1807 proteins in 277 species: Archae - 0; Bacteria - 0; Metazoa - 736; Fungi - 347; Plants - 385; Viruses - 0; Other Eukaryotes - 339 (source: NCBI BLink).) — protein sequence MPMGRFLSLVRGDSAESPREITSQSNIIGDTGSNGWLIRFFDSAFFCEWIAVSYLYKHPHAGVRDYLCNRMYTLPLSGIESYLFQICYMMVHKPSPSLDKFVIDICGKSLKIALKVHWFLLAELEDADDNEGISRIQEKCQIAATLMGEWSPLMRPQNEVSTPGSKNQVLNRLLSSKQKLFSLKLSPPTQKSLSFSPSPGTNVQDDGSQLPAEDNKIFKKLIPSPKVRDALMFRKSADKDDEESEKEGFFKRLLRDSKGEGDEPIPNSEGFFKRLLKDNKSEDEDITNSSEGFFKRLLSSKGESEELTSSSDGLFKRLLRDNKGDEEELGANSDSFFKRLLRESKNEDEESNPNSEGFFKKLFRDSKPEDDKVPKEVDDEDKDGFLKKLFREKNDDKRHGSEKNEANGTVYADKKSGEEDEREGFFKKFFKEKSDDKKDIVKVDDGNESEGDESPEFSLFKRLFRIHPEDAKPTSENENSSNGLVESSPGTENFFRKLFRDRDQSVEDSELFGSKKHKEKRPGSPKQRDDTPSGKPPLPNNTASQFRKGAYHESLEFVQALCETSYGLVDIFPIEDRKIGLRESLAEINFHLSEAEITGGICFPMGRGVFRVVHIPEDECILLNSREKAPYMISVEVLKAETPSAKESSNSQKLSKGGIPLANGDAFLQKPPPWAYPLWTTQEVYRNSADRMSLSTAQAIDQAMTPKSEVKVKLVNVSLSVEDRTSALESFGDPIDDVLGEAPRTGLNNDLEWVRVVVTADPGLRMESIPDPSVPRKKEHRRVPSTVAMEEVRAAAAKGEAPPGLPLKGAGQDSSDAQPRANGGMLKEGDALSGELWEGKRDRIRKASIYGKLPGWDLRSIIVKSGDDCRQEHLAVQLISHFYDIFQEAGLPLWLRPYEVLVTSSYTALIETIPDTASIHSIKSRYPNITSLRDFFVAKYKENSPSFKLAQRNFVESMAGYSLVCYLLQVKDRHNGNLLLDEEGHIIHIDFGFMLSNSPGGVNFESAPFKLTRELLEVMDSDADGVPSEFFDYFKVLCIQGFLTCRKHAERIILLVEMLQDSGFPCFKGGPRTIQNLRKRFHLSLTEEQCVSLVLSLISSSLDAWRTRQYDYYQRVLNGIL from the exons ATGCCGATGGGACGCTTTCTATCTTTGGTCCGAGGAGACTCGGCTGAGTCACCTCGTGAGATTACCTCACAGAGTAATATCATCGGCGATACTGGTTCTAATGGTTGGCTTATTAGGTTTTTCGATTCTGCTTTCTTCTGTGAGTGGATTGCTGTTAGTTATCTGTACAAGCACCCTCATGCTGGTGTTAGGGATTACTTATGCAATAGGATGTATACGCTTCCCTTATCAGGTATTGAGAGTTATCTCTTCCAGATTTGCTACATGATGGTGCACAAACCAAGCCCATCGCTTGATAAGTTTGTTATAGACATCTGTGGAAAGTCACTGAAAATCGCACTGAAAGTGCATTGGTTTTTGTTGGCTGAGCTGGAGGATGCTGACGATAATGAAGGCATCAGCAGGATTCAAGAGAAGTGTCAAATTGCAGCTACTTTGATGGGTGAGTGGTCTCCTCTCATGCGTCCACAGAACGAGGTCTCAACCCCAGGGAGCAAGAATCAGGTCCTAAATAGACTTTTGTCATCAAAACAGAAGCTCTTCTCCTTAAAGCTATCTCCTCCCACCCAGAAGTCTTTGTCATTCTCACCTTCGCCAGGGACCAACGTGCAGGATGATGGTAGTCAGTTACCTGCTGAGGACAATAagatttttaagaaacttATCCCAAGTCCTAAAGTCAGAGATGCTTTAATGTTTAGAAAGTCAGCTgacaaagatgatgaagagagtGAAAAGGAAGGATTCTTCAAGAGGCTCTTGAGGGACAGCAAAGGTGAGGGTGATGAACCAATACCTAACTCAGAGGGTTTCTTTAAGCGCCTTTTGAAAGACAATAAATCAGAAGATGAGGACATAACAAACAGTTCCGAGGGGTTCTTCAAGAGGCTCTTGAGTAGTAAAGGAGAAAGCGAGGAATTGACATCGAGTTCAGATGGGCTGTTTAAAAGGTTGTTACGAGATAATAagggagatgaagaggaaTTGGGTGCAAATTCAGACAGTTTCTTCAAGAGATTGTTACGGGAGAGTAAAAACGAGGACGAGGAGTCAAACCCAAACTCAGAAggtttttttaagaaattattcCGTGACAGCAAACCTGAAGATGATAAAGTTCCTAAAGAAGTGGATGATGAGGACAAAGATGGGTTCCTTAAGAAACTTTTCAGGgaaaaaaatgatgacaaaaGACATGGTAGTGAAAAGAATGAAGCCAATGGAACAGTGTATGCCGATAAGAAATCTGGTGAAGAGGATGAGAGGGAggggtttttcaaaaaattctTTAAGGAAAAATCTGATGACAAGAAAGACATTGTCAAGGTTGATGACGGGAATGAAAGTGAGGGTGATGAATCTCCagaattttctcttttcaaaagATTATTCCGTATACATCCCGAAGATGCAAAACCTActtcagaaaatgaaaatagcaGCAATGGCTTAGTTGAAAGCAGTCCTGGGACAGAAAACTTTTTCCGCAAGTTGTTCAGAGATCGTGACCAATCTGTTGAAGATTCTGAACTGTTTggatcaaagaaacacaaggAG AAACGGCCAGGCTCACCTAAACAGCGGGATGATACTCCATCTGGTAAGCCCCCGCTACCAAACAATACTGCATCACAATTCAGGAAAGGGGCTTACCACGAGTCGTTGGAGTTTGTACAAGCGTTATGTGAAACGTCATATGGTTTGGTAGATATCTTTCCCATCGAAGATCGGAAGATTGGTCTTCGGGAG tctCTTGCAGAgatcaattttcatttatcGGAAGCTGAAATCACTGGAg GAATTTGTTTTCCAATGGGGAGAGGAGTTTTTCGTGTGGTCCATATTCCTGAAGACGAATGCATTCTTTTGAATTCTAGGGAAAAGGCGCCATACATGATCTCCGTAGAAGTTTTGAAAGCAGAAACACCCAG TGCTAAAGAATCATCGAACTCCCAGAAGCTTTCTAAAGGGGGGATTCCATTGGCAAACGGGGACGCATTCTTGCAAAAGCCACCTCCATGGGCTTATCCACTATGGACTACTCAGGAGGTTTATCGCAACAGTGCTGACCGAATGTCGTTATCCACTGCTCAAGCAATTGATCAAGCGATGACTCCTAAGTCAGAGGTGAAGGTGAAACTTGTCAATGTAAGTCTCTCAGTGGAGGATCGTACTTCAGCTCTTGAATCATTTGGCGATCCAATTGATGATGTTCTGGGGGAAGCCCCAAGGACTGGGCTGAACAATGATCTTGAATGGGTAAGGGTGGTCGTAACGGCTGACCCAGGACTTAGAATGGAAAGCATTCCTGATCCATCAGTCCCACGTAAAAAGGAACATCGTCGTGTTCCAAGTACTGTTGCCATGGAGGAAGTTAGG GCTGCTGCAGCGAAGGGAGAGGCACCTCCAGGCCTTCCTCTCAAAGGGGCGGGTCAGGATTCGTCGGATGCACAACCAAGG GCCAATGGTGGAATGCTGAAGGAAGGTGATGCCTTATCAGGTGAACTTTGGGAGGGAAAGCGAGACAGAATACGTAAAGCTTCAATATATGGAAAGTTACCTGGTTGGGACCTGCGTTCT ATCATTGTGAAGAGCGGTGACGACTGTAGGCAGGAGCATCTTGCTGTGCAACTCATTTCTCACTTTTATG ATATATTCCAGGAAGCAGGTCTACCCCTCTGGTTACGTCCTTATGAAGTCTTGGTTACATCTTCTTATACTGCCCTTATAGAAACAATTCCAGATACG GCTTCTATTCATTCTATCAAAAGTAGATATCCCAACATAACGAGCCTACGTGATTTCTTTGTTGCAAAGTATAAAGAAAACTCTCCAAGTTTTAAGCTCGCCCAG AGGAATTTCGTGGAAAGTATGGCCGGATATTCTTTGGTCTGTTACCTTCTGCAG GTAAAAGATCGTCATAATGGAAATCTTCTCTTGGATGAAGAGGGTCACATTATACacattgattttggttttatgctTTCGAATTCTCCTGGTGGCGTAAACTTTGAGAGTGCCCCGTTTAAGTTAACCCGTGAACTTCTTGAG GTCATGGACTCTGATGCTGATGGGGTTCCAAGTGAGTTCTTTGACTATTTCAAG
- the PI-4KBETA1 gene encoding phosphatidylinositol 4-OH kinase beta1 produces the protein MPMGRFLSLVRGDSAESPREITSQSNIIGDTGSNGWLIRFFDSAFFCEWIAVSYLYKHPHAGVRDYLCNRMYTLPLSGIESYLFQICYMMVHKPSPSLDKFVIDICGKSLKIALKVHWFLLAELEDADDNEGISRIQEKCQIAATLMGEWSPLMRPQNEVSTPGSKNQVLNRLLSSKQKLFSLKLSPPTQKSLSFSPSPGTNVQDDGSQLPAEDNKIFKKLIPSPKVRDALMFRKSADKDDEESEKEGFFKRLLRDSKGEGDEPIPNSEGFFKRLLKDNKSEDEDITNSSEGFFKRLLSSKGESEELTSSSDGLFKRLLRDNKGDEEELGANSDSFFKRLLRESKNEDEESNPNSEGFFKKLFRDSKPEDDKVPKEVDDEDKDGFLKKLFREKNDDKRHGSEKNEANGTVYADKKSGEEDEREGFFKKFFKEKSDDKKDIVKVDDGNESEGDESPEFSLFKRLFRIHPEDAKPTSENENSSNGLVESSPGTENFFRKLFRDRDQSVEDSELFGSKKHKEKRPGSPKQRDDTPSGKPPLPNNTASQFRKGAYHESLEFVQALCETSYGLVDIFPIEDRKIGLRESLAEINFHLSEAEITGGICFPMGRGVFRVVHIPEDECILLNSREKAPYMISVEVLKAETPSAKESSNSQKLSKGGIPLANGDAFLQKPPPWAYPLWTTQEVYRNSADRMSLSTAQAIDQAMTPKSEVKVKLVNVSLSVEDRTSALESFGDPIDDVLGEAPRTGLNNDLEWVRVVVTADPGLRMESIPDPSVPRKKEHRRVPSTVAMEEVRAAAAKGEAPPGLPLKGAGQDSSDAQPRANGGMLKEGDALSGELWEGKRDRIRKASIYGKLPGWDLRSNRYMFWALKASINLIEYSKVSVIRVDTANLPCLQTFQNVY, from the exons ATGCCGATGGGACGCTTTCTATCTTTGGTCCGAGGAGACTCGGCTGAGTCACCTCGTGAGATTACCTCACAGAGTAATATCATCGGCGATACTGGTTCTAATGGTTGGCTTATTAGGTTTTTCGATTCTGCTTTCTTCTGTGAGTGGATTGCTGTTAGTTATCTGTACAAGCACCCTCATGCTGGTGTTAGGGATTACTTATGCAATAGGATGTATACGCTTCCCTTATCAGGTATTGAGAGTTATCTCTTCCAGATTTGCTACATGATGGTGCACAAACCAAGCCCATCGCTTGATAAGTTTGTTATAGACATCTGTGGAAAGTCACTGAAAATCGCACTGAAAGTGCATTGGTTTTTGTTGGCTGAGCTGGAGGATGCTGACGATAATGAAGGCATCAGCAGGATTCAAGAGAAGTGTCAAATTGCAGCTACTTTGATGGGTGAGTGGTCTCCTCTCATGCGTCCACAGAACGAGGTCTCAACCCCAGGGAGCAAGAATCAGGTCCTAAATAGACTTTTGTCATCAAAACAGAAGCTCTTCTCCTTAAAGCTATCTCCTCCCACCCAGAAGTCTTTGTCATTCTCACCTTCGCCAGGGACCAACGTGCAGGATGATGGTAGTCAGTTACCTGCTGAGGACAATAagatttttaagaaacttATCCCAAGTCCTAAAGTCAGAGATGCTTTAATGTTTAGAAAGTCAGCTgacaaagatgatgaagagagtGAAAAGGAAGGATTCTTCAAGAGGCTCTTGAGGGACAGCAAAGGTGAGGGTGATGAACCAATACCTAACTCAGAGGGTTTCTTTAAGCGCCTTTTGAAAGACAATAAATCAGAAGATGAGGACATAACAAACAGTTCCGAGGGGTTCTTCAAGAGGCTCTTGAGTAGTAAAGGAGAAAGCGAGGAATTGACATCGAGTTCAGATGGGCTGTTTAAAAGGTTGTTACGAGATAATAagggagatgaagaggaaTTGGGTGCAAATTCAGACAGTTTCTTCAAGAGATTGTTACGGGAGAGTAAAAACGAGGACGAGGAGTCAAACCCAAACTCAGAAggtttttttaagaaattattcCGTGACAGCAAACCTGAAGATGATAAAGTTCCTAAAGAAGTGGATGATGAGGACAAAGATGGGTTCCTTAAGAAACTTTTCAGGgaaaaaaatgatgacaaaaGACATGGTAGTGAAAAGAATGAAGCCAATGGAACAGTGTATGCCGATAAGAAATCTGGTGAAGAGGATGAGAGGGAggggtttttcaaaaaattctTTAAGGAAAAATCTGATGACAAGAAAGACATTGTCAAGGTTGATGACGGGAATGAAAGTGAGGGTGATGAATCTCCagaattttctcttttcaaaagATTATTCCGTATACATCCCGAAGATGCAAAACCTActtcagaaaatgaaaatagcaGCAATGGCTTAGTTGAAAGCAGTCCTGGGACAGAAAACTTTTTCCGCAAGTTGTTCAGAGATCGTGACCAATCTGTTGAAGATTCTGAACTGTTTggatcaaagaaacacaaggAG AAACGGCCAGGCTCACCTAAACAGCGGGATGATACTCCATCTGGTAAGCCCCCGCTACCAAACAATACTGCATCACAATTCAGGAAAGGGGCTTACCACGAGTCGTTGGAGTTTGTACAAGCGTTATGTGAAACGTCATATGGTTTGGTAGATATCTTTCCCATCGAAGATCGGAAGATTGGTCTTCGGGAG tctCTTGCAGAgatcaattttcatttatcGGAAGCTGAAATCACTGGAg GAATTTGTTTTCCAATGGGGAGAGGAGTTTTTCGTGTGGTCCATATTCCTGAAGACGAATGCATTCTTTTGAATTCTAGGGAAAAGGCGCCATACATGATCTCCGTAGAAGTTTTGAAAGCAGAAACACCCAG TGCTAAAGAATCATCGAACTCCCAGAAGCTTTCTAAAGGGGGGATTCCATTGGCAAACGGGGACGCATTCTTGCAAAAGCCACCTCCATGGGCTTATCCACTATGGACTACTCAGGAGGTTTATCGCAACAGTGCTGACCGAATGTCGTTATCCACTGCTCAAGCAATTGATCAAGCGATGACTCCTAAGTCAGAGGTGAAGGTGAAACTTGTCAATGTAAGTCTCTCAGTGGAGGATCGTACTTCAGCTCTTGAATCATTTGGCGATCCAATTGATGATGTTCTGGGGGAAGCCCCAAGGACTGGGCTGAACAATGATCTTGAATGGGTAAGGGTGGTCGTAACGGCTGACCCAGGACTTAGAATGGAAAGCATTCCTGATCCATCAGTCCCACGTAAAAAGGAACATCGTCGTGTTCCAAGTACTGTTGCCATGGAGGAAGTTAGG GCTGCTGCAGCGAAGGGAGAGGCACCTCCAGGCCTTCCTCTCAAAGGGGCGGGTCAGGATTCGTCGGATGCACAACCAAGG GCCAATGGTGGAATGCTGAAGGAAGGTGATGCCTTATCAGGTGAACTTTGGGAGGGAAAGCGAGACAGAATACGTAAAGCTTCAATATATGGAAAGTTACCTGGTTGGGACCTGCGTTCT AATCGGTATATGTTTTGGGCCTTGAAGGCCTCGATCAATTTGATAGAGTACTCTAAGGTTTCTGTTATTCGGGTTGATACCGCTAATCTTCCTTGTCTGCAGACTTTCCAGAATGTTTATTAA
- the XYP1 gene encoding Bifunctional inhibitor/lipid-transfer protein/seed storage 2S albumin superfamily protein (Bifunctional inhibitor/lipid-transfer protein/seed storage 2S albumin superfamily protein; FUNCTIONS IN: lipid binding; INVOLVED IN: lipid transport; LOCATED IN: anchored to plasma membrane, anchored to membrane; EXPRESSED IN: 25 plant structures; EXPRESSED DURING: 14 growth stages; CONTAINS InterPro DOMAIN/s: Bifunctional inhibitor/plant lipid transfer protein/seed storage (InterPro:IPR016140), Plant lipid transfer protein/seed storage/trypsin-alpha amylase inhibitor (InterPro:IPR003612), Plant lipid transfer protein/Par allergen (InterPro:IPR000528), Plant lipid transfer protein/hydrophobic protein, helical domain (InterPro:IPR013770); BEST Arabidopsis thaliana protein match is: Bifunctional inhibitor/lipid-transfer protein/seed storage 2S albumin superfamily protein (TAIR:AT2G13820.1); Has 30201 Blast hits to 17322 proteins in 780 species: Archae - 12; Bacteria - 1396; Metazoa - 17338; Fungi - 3422; Plants - 5037; Viruses - 0; Other Eukaryotes - 2996 (source: NCBI BLink).), translated as MATHSSFTATTPLFLIVLLSLSSVSVLGASHHHATAPAPSVDCSTLILNMADCLSFVSSGGTVAKPEGTCCSGLKTVLKADSQCLCEAFKSSASLGVTLNITKASTLPAACKLHAPSIATCGLSVAPSTAPGLAPGVAAAGPETAGFLAPNPSSGNDGSSLIPTSFTTVLSAVLFVLFFSSA; from the exons ATGGCAACACACTCTTCCTTCACCGCAACAACACCTCTCTTTCTCATCGTTCTTCTATCCCTATCCTCCGTCTCAGTTCTCGGCGCATCTCACCACCACGCAACGGCGCCGGCTCCGTCTGTAGACTGTTCGACTCTCATACTCAACATGGCTGACTGTTTATCCTTCGTTTCGAGCGGAGGCACGGTGGCGAAACCGGAAGGTACATGTTGCTCTGGTCTTAAGACGGTGCTTAAAGCTGACTCTCAGTGTCTATGTGAAGCGTTTAAGAGCAGTGCTTCTCTTGGAGTTACTTTGAATATCACTAAGGCTTCTACTCTTCCCGCCGCATGCAAGCTTCACGCTCCTTCTATCGCTACTTGTGGAT TGTCTGTTGCTCCAAGTACTGCTCCAG GTCTTGCTCCAGGAGTAGCTGCTGCTGGACCTGAGACAGCCGGATTTCTAGCTCCAAATCCTTCTTCAGGGAACGATGGATCTTCTTTGATTCCGACCTCGTTCACAACTGTACTCAGTGCCGTACTGTtcgttttgttcttctctagtGCGTAA
- the XYP1 gene encoding Bifunctional inhibitor/lipid-transfer protein/seed storage 2S albumin superfamily protein (Bifunctional inhibitor/lipid-transfer protein/seed storage 2S albumin superfamily protein; FUNCTIONS IN: lipid binding; INVOLVED IN: lipid transport; LOCATED IN: anchored to plasma membrane, anchored to membrane; EXPRESSED IN: 25 plant structures; EXPRESSED DURING: 14 growth stages; CONTAINS InterPro DOMAIN/s: Bifunctional inhibitor/plant lipid transfer protein/seed storage (InterPro:IPR016140), Plant lipid transfer protein/seed storage/trypsin-alpha amylase inhibitor (InterPro:IPR003612), Plant lipid transfer protein/Par allergen (InterPro:IPR000528), Plant lipid transfer protein/hydrophobic protein, helical domain (InterPro:IPR013770); BEST Arabidopsis thaliana protein match is: Bifunctional inhibitor/lipid-transfer protein/seed storage 2S albumin superfamily protein (TAIR:AT2G13820.1); Has 35333 Blast hits to 34131 proteins in 2444 species: Archae - 798; Bacteria - 22429; Metazoa - 974; Fungi - 991; Plants - 531; Viruses - 0; Other Eukaryotes - 9610 (source: NCBI BLink).), producing the protein MATHSSFTATTPLFLIVLLSLSSVSVLGASHHHATAPAPSVDCSTLILNMADCLSFVSSGGTVAKPEGTCCSGLKTVLKADSQCLCEAFKSSASLGVTLNITKASTLPAACKLHAPSIATCGLSVAPSTAPGVAAAGPETAGFLAPNPSSGNDGSSLIPTSFTTVLSAVLFVLFFSSA; encoded by the exons ATGGCAACACACTCTTCCTTCACCGCAACAACACCTCTCTTTCTCATCGTTCTTCTATCCCTATCCTCCGTCTCAGTTCTCGGCGCATCTCACCACCACGCAACGGCGCCGGCTCCGTCTGTAGACTGTTCGACTCTCATACTCAACATGGCTGACTGTTTATCCTTCGTTTCGAGCGGAGGCACGGTGGCGAAACCGGAAGGTACATGTTGCTCTGGTCTTAAGACGGTGCTTAAAGCTGACTCTCAGTGTCTATGTGAAGCGTTTAAGAGCAGTGCTTCTCTTGGAGTTACTTTGAATATCACTAAGGCTTCTACTCTTCCCGCCGCATGCAAGCTTCACGCTCCTTCTATCGCTACTTGTGGAT TGTCTGTTGCTCCAAGTACTGCTCCAG GAGTAGCTGCTGCTGGACCTGAGACAGCCGGATTTCTAGCTCCAAATCCTTCTTCAGGGAACGATGGATCTTCTTTGATTCCGACCTCGTTCACAACTGTACTCAGTGCCGTACTGTtcgttttgttcttctctagtGCGTAA
- a CDS encoding hyccin (FUNCTIONS IN: molecular_function unknown; INVOLVED IN: biological_process unknown; LOCATED IN: plasma membrane; EXPRESSED IN: 23 plant structures; EXPRESSED DURING: 13 growth stages; CONTAINS InterPro DOMAIN/s: Hyccin (InterPro:IPR018619); BEST Arabidopsis thaliana protein match is: unknown protein (TAIR:AT5G21050.1); Has 1807 Blast hits to 1807 proteins in 277 species: Archae - 0; Bacteria - 0; Metazoa - 736; Fungi - 347; Plants - 385; Viruses - 0; Other Eukaryotes - 339 (source: NCBI BLink).), with translation MDFSVKPSGGSPSPSSSTSSSTPHRFKSVTTPTATAAAVSGFSPSAAADRDPMHSWWESVSKQRSRILSLSSLLSGDSHFEDGDVTPISSLADSDRPALSLLSSRAAYSLISNSLCNPASGSGSDPLCQWLYETYLSSDPPLRLVVLSFFPLLVGMYLSRIHSSDSTSLPSLSGFEAVLLAIYAAEVKARAGKPILVHIPDLSQPSLYHTPRNGVDKSRDSNPTASVGVLSPQLEPQIAVKSTKRASIVGVGLQCYFKEISQMPAWSKLEFCKFSASWAGQDCDCKEKIDEDEDKVLALTNGFGDSSSFNGSSGRSLEIEEDFDRLAIRENEEQLSSNGGGGGVGRGVRIPLPWELFQPTLRILGHCLLSPLNTEDVKDAASNAVRSLYARASHDLNPQAILATRSLVNLDTSARTSGKTVAAETVNGSSNVNTPSKAKKPEILLASK, from the coding sequence ATGGACTTCTCCGTCAAACCTTCCGGCGGCTCACCTTCTCCGTCATCTTCCACCTCTTCTTCTACGCCTCATCGTTTCAAATCCGTTACCACACCAACCGCTACTGCCGCTGCCGTCTCAGGATTCTCCCCCTCCGCCGCCGCTGATCGAGATCCGATGCATTCCTGGTGGGAATCAGTCTCAAAGCAACGTTCTCGCatcctctctctttcatctcttctctCCGGCGATTCTCACTTTGAAGACGGTGACGTAACTCCGATCTCCTCTCTTGCAGATTCCGATCGGCCGGCGTTATCGTTACTCTCTTCTCGTGCTGCTTACTCTTTGATATCGAATTCTCTTTGCAATCCAGCTTCTGGTTCTGGATCTGATCCGCTTTGTCAATGGCTATACGAAACTTATCTCTCCTCTGATCCACCACTTCGTCTCGTTGTCCTCTCGTTCTTTCCGTTACTCGTCGGAATGTACTTGTCTCGAATTCATTCCTCGGATTCGacatctcttccttctctatCCGGATTCGAAGCTGTGCTTCTCGCAATCTACGCCGCTGAGGTTAAAGCTCGCGCAGGTAAACCTATACTCGTACACATTCCAGATCTCTCTCAGCCATCTCTTTACCACACACCGAGAAACGGCGTTGACAAATCGCGTGATTCCAATCCCACCGCCTCCGTCGGAGTCTTGTCTCCGCAGCTTGAGCCTCAGATCGCGGTTAAGTCAACTAAGCGAGCCAGCATCGTTGGCGTGGGACTACAATGCTATTTCAAGGAGATCTCACAAATGCCGGCTTGGTCTAAGCTTGAATTCTGTAAGTTCTCTGCTAGTTGGGCTGGTCAAGACTGCGATTGCAAGGAAAAGATCgatgaagacgaagacaaAGTCTTAGCACTAACTAATGGTTTTGGAGATTCATCCTCTTTCAATGGAAGCAGTGGACGTAGTCTTGAGATCGAAGAGGATTTTGATAGATTAGCAATCAGAGAGAACGAAGAACAACTTAGCTCTAATGGCGGAGGAGGGGGAGTAGGAAGAGGCGTGAGGATTCCACTTCCATGGGAGCTGTTTCAACCTACGTTAAGGATTCTAGGTCATTGCTTGCTTAGTCCATTGAATACTGAAGATGTTAAAGATGCAGCTTCCAATGCAGTAAGATCATTGTACGCAAGAGCCTCTCATGATCTGAATCCACAGGCGATTTTAGCTACAAGGAGTTTAGTTAACCTTGATACAAGCGCACGAACCTCGGGAAAGACCGTAGCTGCAGAGACTGTTAATGGCTCATCGAATGTGAACACTCCAAGCAAGGCGAAAAAACCTGAGATTCTTCTGGCATCAAAGTGA